The following proteins are encoded in a genomic region of Agromyces sp. CF514:
- the thiE gene encoding thiamine phosphate synthase, with product MSAHPTSTTGRAADGARRSLDLSVYLVTDAALCGPRGVASVVAEAVDGGVRAVQLRDKAASIDDLLRQLEALSAAIDGRAALLVNDRVDVALAARERGLPVDGVHVGQGDAAASAARDLLGDDAIIGLTANSPEHLARLRRQARREVDYLGVGVIRPTTTKADHPPAIGVDGFARFAADAELPCVAIGGITLADVAALRESGAAGVAVVSAICAAPSPRDAAAAFVAAWGAR from the coding sequence ATGAGCGCGCACCCGACATCGACGACCGGTCGCGCTGCCGACGGGGCCCGTCGGTCCCTCGACCTGTCGGTCTACCTCGTGACGGATGCCGCGCTCTGCGGCCCGCGCGGCGTCGCGTCGGTCGTCGCGGAGGCGGTCGACGGCGGCGTGCGCGCGGTGCAGCTGCGCGACAAGGCGGCCTCCATCGACGACCTGCTGCGTCAGCTCGAGGCGCTCTCCGCCGCGATCGACGGGCGGGCCGCGCTGCTCGTGAACGACCGCGTCGACGTCGCGCTCGCCGCACGCGAGCGGGGCCTGCCGGTCGACGGCGTGCACGTCGGACAGGGCGACGCCGCGGCATCCGCCGCCCGCGACCTGCTCGGCGACGACGCGATCATCGGCCTCACCGCCAACTCGCCCGAGCATCTCGCGAGGCTCCGACGTCAGGCGCGTCGCGAGGTCGACTACCTCGGCGTCGGCGTGATCCGCCCCACGACGACGAAGGCCGACCATCCGCCGGCGATCGGCGTCGACGGGTTCGCACGGTTCGCCGCCGACGCCGAGCTGCCCTGCGTCGCGATCGGCGGCATCACGCTGGCGGATGTCGCGGCACTCCGTGAGTCGGGGGCGGCGGGCGTCGCCGTGGTGTCGGCGATCTGCGCCGCACCCTCACCGCGCGATGCGGCCGCTGCCTTCGTCGCCGCGTGGGGTGCCCGATGA
- the thiM gene encoding hydroxyethylthiazole kinase: protein MSERLRIDPAHLTTASAALLDRLREHPPLVHCITNAVVTNFTANALLAIGAAPAMVDIREESGMFAGIAGGLLVNLGTPAEEQRDAAREAVAAASVAGTPWVLDPVAIGALPVRTALAHELVAAGPTAIRGNASEIIALAGAGAGGRGVDAADSTDAAADAATSLALAHGSVVAVSGPVDLITDGHRTARIANGDALLTRITGGGCALGAVTAAFLAASRGAADASAQPGASGSTGTAGTADAARPGADDALLADPFVATVAATVVYTVAAELAAARSAGPGSFAPAFLDALALVTPDQVLARASITVTDAAASVDLASEPVNA from the coding sequence GTGAGCGAACGTCTGCGTATCGACCCTGCCCACCTCACCACGGCGAGCGCCGCCCTGCTCGACCGGTTGCGCGAGCATCCGCCGCTCGTGCACTGCATCACGAACGCCGTAGTCACCAACTTCACCGCGAACGCACTGCTCGCGATCGGCGCGGCGCCCGCGATGGTCGACATCCGCGAGGAGTCCGGAATGTTCGCCGGCATCGCGGGCGGCCTGCTCGTGAACCTCGGCACGCCCGCCGAGGAGCAGCGCGACGCCGCGCGCGAGGCGGTGGCCGCGGCATCCGTCGCCGGCACGCCCTGGGTGCTCGACCCGGTCGCGATCGGCGCACTGCCCGTGCGCACGGCGCTCGCGCACGAGCTCGTGGCAGCCGGACCGACCGCGATCCGCGGCAACGCGAGCGAGATCATCGCGCTGGCGGGTGCCGGGGCCGGCGGGCGCGGGGTCGACGCCGCCGACAGCACGGATGCCGCGGCCGACGCCGCGACCTCGCTCGCCCTCGCGCACGGCTCGGTCGTCGCGGTGTCCGGCCCGGTCGACCTCATCACCGACGGGCACCGCACGGCGCGCATCGCGAACGGCGACGCCCTGCTCACCCGCATCACGGGCGGCGGCTGCGCGCTCGGGGCTGTGACGGCCGCCTTCCTGGCCGCGAGCCGCGGCGCGGCCGATGCATCGGCCCAGCCCGGAGCATCCGGCTCGACGGGCACGGCCGGCACGGCCGACGCCGCGCGACCGGGAGCCGACGACGCCCTGCTCGCCGACCCCTTCGTCGCGACCGTCGCGGCGACCGTCGTCTACACGGTCGCCGCCGAGCTCGCCGCGGCGCGTTCCGCCGGTCCGGGCTCGTTCGCCCCGGCGTTCCTCGACGCGCTCGCGCTCGTCACGCCCGACCAGGTGCTCGCGCGGGCGAGCATCACGGTGACGGATGCCGCGGCATCCGTCGACCTCGCCTCCGAGCCGGTGAACGCATGA
- a CDS encoding GlxA family transcriptional regulator, protein MNAQADADRTMRAKRPHRVAVLVLEGAKPLDVGIPAQIFTTRASMPYEVRVCGAAPGPVTGGDGLSYHVADGLEAFEWAETIFIPGYRHPDVEPPPAAVVEALRAAYERGARLAAISTGAFALAATGLLDGRRATTHWHYTKALATRHPLVQVDENVLFVDEGRVLTSAGAASGIDLCLHLVRRDHGVALSNHVARRLVAAPYRSGGQAQYVPRALPDDLGELFAATRHWALERIEEPLTLADLARNANVSTRTFSRRFVEDTGYTPMQWILRARVDLARELLERTDLGVEQIAARVGLGTGANLRLHFHRVLGTSPIEYRHTFRSPVE, encoded by the coding sequence ATGAACGCGCAAGCCGACGCCGATCGCACCATGCGGGCCAAGCGCCCGCACCGAGTCGCGGTGCTCGTGCTCGAGGGCGCGAAGCCGCTCGACGTCGGCATCCCGGCGCAGATCTTCACGACCCGCGCGTCGATGCCGTACGAGGTGCGCGTGTGTGGCGCGGCGCCCGGGCCGGTGACCGGCGGTGACGGGCTCTCGTACCACGTGGCCGACGGGCTCGAGGCGTTCGAGTGGGCCGAGACGATCTTCATCCCGGGATACCGGCATCCGGATGTCGAGCCGCCGCCGGCCGCGGTCGTCGAAGCACTCCGGGCCGCGTACGAGCGCGGTGCGCGGCTCGCCGCGATCTCGACGGGGGCGTTCGCGCTCGCGGCCACCGGGCTGCTCGACGGACGCCGCGCCACGACGCACTGGCACTACACGAAGGCGCTCGCCACGCGGCATCCGCTCGTGCAGGTCGACGAGAACGTGCTGTTCGTCGACGAGGGCCGCGTGCTGACCTCGGCGGGTGCGGCGTCCGGCATCGACCTCTGCCTGCACCTCGTGCGCCGCGACCACGGCGTCGCGCTGTCGAACCACGTCGCCCGCAGGCTCGTGGCGGCGCCGTACCGCAGCGGCGGCCAGGCGCAGTACGTGCCGCGTGCGCTGCCCGACGACCTCGGCGAGCTGTTCGCCGCGACGAGGCACTGGGCGCTCGAACGCATCGAGGAGCCCCTGACGCTCGCCGACCTGGCGCGCAACGCGAACGTGTCGACCCGCACGTTCTCGCGTCGGTTCGTCGAGGACACCGGGTACACGCCCATGCAGTGGATCCTGCGGGCGCGCGTCGACCTCGCGCGCGAGCTGCTCGAGCGCACCGACCTCGGCGTCGAGCAGATCGCGGCGCGCGTCGGGCTCGGCACGGGCGCGAACCTGCGACTGCACTTCCACCGCGTGCTCGGCACGTCGCCGATCGAGTACCGCCACACGTTCCGCTCGCCGGTCGAGTAG
- a CDS encoding GNAT family N-acetyltransferase, whose protein sequence is MAAMHIEEFADAHASDLADLLTESFGTPIDAEGLLAALAGLPARDGMTADAAGLATGEGSRHLIAREAQGVTARALVWRTGLARPGDVFSDIRAADGERGREALALVLADQVSWLALVGGARLRTTVDDHERDRHDLLIGAGFREEAHVVAGERALARTSAIGVPVPAAPTVPPPHGVELDTYDRIERDGDPQCIRYVQRALHALVVATLVDNPGHVEAVPDFDDWRREVFDADAFRAEWLVLAFEADRLVGLSHAVADGDPDRAYLEYTGVARDIRGRGIAAAMKSRLDRELVADGVRILTTEWAESNAPIAHLNARAGYAIVGGHRRLVLDVLAPAS, encoded by the coding sequence ATGGCAGCGATGCACATCGAGGAGTTCGCCGACGCGCACGCCTCCGACCTGGCCGACCTGCTGACCGAGTCGTTCGGCACGCCGATCGACGCCGAGGGACTCCTCGCCGCGTTGGCCGGGCTTCCGGCGCGCGATGGCATGACGGCCGACGCCGCCGGCCTCGCGACCGGCGAGGGCAGCCGCCACCTCATCGCGCGCGAGGCCCAGGGCGTGACGGCACGCGCCCTCGTCTGGCGCACGGGGCTGGCGCGACCGGGCGACGTCTTCAGCGACATCCGGGCGGCCGACGGCGAACGCGGCCGGGAGGCGCTCGCACTCGTGCTCGCCGACCAGGTGTCCTGGCTCGCGCTGGTGGGCGGTGCACGCCTGCGCACGACGGTCGACGACCACGAGCGCGATCGCCACGACCTCCTCATCGGGGCGGGATTCCGCGAGGAGGCGCATGTGGTCGCGGGCGAGCGCGCGCTCGCGCGCACGTCGGCGATCGGGGTGCCGGTGCCTGCGGCCCCGACCGTGCCGCCGCCGCACGGGGTCGAGCTCGACACCTACGACCGCATCGAGCGCGACGGCGATCCGCAGTGCATCCGGTACGTGCAGCGCGCCCTGCACGCCCTCGTCGTCGCGACGCTGGTCGACAATCCGGGCCACGTCGAAGCCGTCCCCGACTTCGACGACTGGCGTCGCGAGGTCTTCGATGCCGATGCGTTCCGCGCCGAGTGGCTGGTGCTCGCGTTCGAGGCGGATCGGCTCGTCGGCCTCAGCCACGCGGTGGCCGACGGCGACCCCGACCGGGCCTACCTGGAGTACACCGGCGTGGCCCGCGACATCCGCGGCCGTGGGATCGCGGCGGCGATGAAGTCCCGACTCGATCGCGAGCTCGTGGCCGACGGCGTGCGCATCCTCACGACGGAGTGGGCCGAGTCCAACGCGCCGATCGCGCATCTCAACGCTCGAGCCGGGTACGCCATCGTCGGCGGGCATCGCCGGCTCGTGCTCGACGTGCTGGCCCCGGCGTCCTGA
- a CDS encoding LacI family DNA-binding transcriptional regulator encodes MAKVAGVSISTVSYALSGKRTIAASTRQRIEAAIRELDYEPNAGARMLAGTTTNILALSAPIHTDGHLPTHMRFVTAVVDTARRHDYDVLLLATDDDVSGIRRVAASSLVDGVVAMGVKAHDERVDIVRRAKLPAAFIGIPGVVGEPGGSGDGDLGEGVACVDLDFEHAGRLAVETLAEAGHRSIGVVGHPPTYLERGTGFVQRFNAGLEAEAAARGIRLTVVSPTLARGAAERAFDELLEVSPELTAVVFHCNEPVVEAVLRRVRERGLDVPRDLSLFAACASYDTSHLVIPLSCIPLPLDLMCRIAVESALRQVRGADALGVELITPVTEHRGSVARPRL; translated from the coding sequence GTGGCCAAGGTTGCAGGCGTCTCCATTTCGACCGTCTCCTACGCCCTCTCGGGCAAGCGCACGATCGCCGCCTCGACCCGCCAGCGCATCGAGGCCGCCATTCGCGAGCTCGACTACGAGCCCAACGCCGGCGCTCGCATGCTCGCCGGCACGACGACGAACATCCTCGCGCTCTCTGCGCCTATCCACACCGACGGGCACCTGCCGACGCACATGCGATTCGTCACCGCGGTCGTCGACACGGCGCGCAGGCACGACTACGACGTGCTGCTGCTCGCCACCGACGACGACGTCTCCGGAATCCGCCGGGTCGCCGCGTCCTCGCTCGTCGACGGCGTCGTGGCCATGGGCGTCAAGGCCCATGATGAGCGCGTCGACATCGTGCGCCGCGCGAAGCTGCCCGCGGCGTTCATCGGCATCCCCGGCGTGGTCGGCGAGCCCGGAGGATCGGGCGACGGCGACCTGGGCGAGGGCGTCGCGTGCGTCGACCTCGACTTCGAGCACGCGGGTCGGCTCGCCGTCGAGACGCTCGCAGAGGCCGGGCATCGCTCGATCGGGGTCGTCGGCCACCCGCCGACCTACCTCGAGCGGGGCACCGGCTTCGTGCAGCGGTTCAACGCCGGGCTCGAAGCCGAGGCGGCGGCCCGTGGCATCCGCCTCACCGTCGTGTCGCCGACGCTCGCGCGCGGCGCCGCCGAGCGGGCCTTCGACGAACTGCTCGAGGTGTCGCCCGAGCTCACCGCCGTGGTCTTCCACTGCAACGAGCCGGTCGTCGAGGCGGTGCTGCGCCGGGTGCGCGAGCGCGGCCTCGACGTGCCGCGCGACCTGTCCCTGTTCGCCGCGTGCGCGAGCTACGACACGTCGCACCTCGTGATCCCACTCAGTTGCATTCCCCTGCCACTCGACCTGATGTGCCGCATCGCGGTCGAGTCGGCCCTGCGCCAGGTGCGCGGGGCAGACGCCCTCGGCGTCGAACTCATCACCCCCGTCACCGAGCATCGCGGATCGGTCGCACGACCGCGGCTCTGA
- a CDS encoding ABC transporter substrate-binding protein has protein sequence MGITKRGIGAVAALAATAALLTGCSTGGGSDPNTLKLWHFEGTDSDVGIAWNKAIEIFEEETGATVEYEDKSFEQIRSTASQVLNSNEAPDVMESPKGNATAGLLASQGLLADITDAVEEYGWDDLLAPSLQTTAKYSDEGIMGSGPWYGVPNYGEYVTVYYNKTAFDEKGLAEPTTYAEFEEILDAFAKDGTTPLAQAGAEYPLGQLFYQLALSKADRQFVNDYQLYENPVDWQGPELTYAADKIVEYVDNGWISKDSTGLKAEDMGVGFMSGEYPMMVSGSWWAGRVINEATTFEWDTFAFPESQLVPGSSGNIWVVPENAANKDLAYKFIDITMRPEIQALIGNNGSIPVAADPADITDEKSAALITEFNEVVAADGLAFYPDWPTPNFYDQLVGALQELVNGTLTPEQTLEQLGTDYEDGVADIIG, from the coding sequence ATGGGAATCACCAAGCGCGGCATCGGCGCCGTCGCAGCACTGGCCGCGACGGCCGCACTGCTCACCGGCTGCTCGACGGGCGGCGGGTCCGACCCGAACACCCTGAAGCTCTGGCACTTCGAGGGCACCGACAGCGATGTCGGCATCGCCTGGAACAAGGCCATCGAGATCTTCGAGGAGGAGACCGGCGCCACCGTCGAGTACGAGGACAAGAGCTTCGAGCAGATCCGCTCGACCGCCAGCCAGGTGCTCAACTCCAACGAGGCCCCGGATGTCATGGAGTCGCCCAAGGGCAACGCCACCGCCGGCCTCCTCGCGAGCCAGGGCCTGCTCGCCGACATCACCGACGCCGTCGAGGAGTACGGCTGGGACGACCTGCTCGCCCCGTCGCTGCAGACCACGGCCAAGTACTCCGACGAGGGCATCATGGGCTCGGGCCCCTGGTACGGCGTGCCGAACTACGGCGAGTACGTCACCGTCTACTACAACAAGACCGCCTTCGACGAGAAGGGTCTCGCCGAACCCACGACGTACGCCGAGTTCGAGGAGATCCTCGACGCGTTCGCGAAGGACGGCACGACGCCCCTCGCGCAGGCCGGCGCCGAGTACCCCCTCGGACAGCTCTTCTACCAGCTCGCCCTGTCGAAGGCCGACCGCCAGTTCGTGAACGACTACCAGCTCTACGAGAACCCCGTCGACTGGCAGGGGCCCGAGCTGACCTACGCCGCCGACAAGATCGTCGAGTACGTCGACAACGGCTGGATCTCGAAGGACTCCACCGGCCTCAAGGCCGAGGACATGGGCGTCGGCTTCATGAGCGGCGAGTACCCGATGATGGTGTCGGGCTCCTGGTGGGCCGGCCGCGTCATCAACGAGGCCACGACCTTCGAGTGGGACACGTTCGCGTTCCCCGAGTCGCAGCTCGTGCCCGGCTCGTCGGGCAACATCTGGGTCGTGCCCGAGAACGCGGCCAACAAGGACCTCGCCTACAAGTTCATCGACATCACGATGCGCCCCGAGATCCAGGCGCTGATCGGGAACAACGGCTCGATCCCGGTCGCGGCCGACCCCGCCGACATCACCGATGAGAAGTCCGCCGCGCTCATCACCGAGTTCAACGAGGTCGTCGCCGCCGACGGGCTCGCGTTCTACCCCGACTGGCCCACGCCGAACTTCTACGACCAGCTCGTCGGAGCCCTGCAGGAACTCGTGAACGGCACCCTGACGCCCGAGCAGACGCTCGAGCAGCTCGGCACCGACTACGAGGACGGCGTCGCCGACATCATCGGCTGA
- a CDS encoding carbohydrate ABC transporter permease, with product MSAISGVRSSGFWFFLIPGLLLFTFIILIPLVWNVYLSFTDWRGVRPPEFIGLENWIELFQDQKFWASFRNSLSMIVAMVIIPTLLGLVLAALLFDVIGRKFGGRLASFLRATYYLPQILPVAIAAIVIGWILRPENGALNTMLETVGLGALQHNWLGSPDTAMLSIMAVMVWVQIGYPVVIFMAALQRVDPELYEAAELDGAGWFQRFRYITVSAIRPEIFVVTLTCTIAALKVFGPIYALTGGGPGTATIVPSYYSYIQFFQSQQVGYGATIATALTVVVVLVAIGFIRLQARVERQEGER from the coding sequence ATGAGTGCCATCTCGGGCGTGCGATCCAGCGGGTTCTGGTTCTTCCTGATCCCGGGCCTGCTGCTGTTCACGTTCATCATCCTGATTCCGCTCGTCTGGAACGTGTACCTCAGCTTCACCGACTGGCGGGGCGTCCGCCCGCCCGAGTTCATCGGCCTCGAGAACTGGATCGAGCTGTTCCAGGACCAGAAGTTCTGGGCCTCGTTCCGCAACTCGCTCTCGATGATCGTCGCCATGGTGATCATCCCGACGCTGCTCGGACTCGTGCTCGCCGCCCTGCTCTTCGATGTCATCGGCCGCAAATTCGGCGGTCGCCTCGCCAGCTTCCTGCGCGCCACCTACTACCTGCCGCAGATCCTGCCGGTCGCCATCGCGGCGATCGTCATCGGCTGGATCCTCCGCCCCGAGAACGGCGCGCTGAACACCATGCTCGAGACCGTCGGTCTCGGTGCTCTCCAGCACAACTGGCTCGGCAGCCCCGACACGGCGATGCTCTCGATCATGGCCGTCATGGTCTGGGTGCAGATCGGCTACCCCGTTGTCATCTTCATGGCCGCCCTGCAGCGCGTCGACCCCGAGCTCTACGAGGCCGCCGAGCTCGACGGCGCCGGCTGGTTCCAGCGGTTCCGCTACATCACGGTGTCGGCGATCCGCCCCGAGATCTTCGTGGTGACGCTGACCTGCACGATCGCCGCCCTCAAGGTGTTCGGCCCCATCTACGCCCTGACCGGCGGCGGGCCGGGCACGGCCACGATCGTGCCGAGCTACTACTCGTACATCCAGTTCTTCCAGAGCCAGCAGGTCGGCTACGGCGCCACGATCGCGACGGCGCTGACCGTCGTCGTGGTGCTCGTCGCGATCGGGTTCATCCGACTGCAGGCCCGCGTCGAACGACAGGAGGGTGAGCGCTGA
- a CDS encoding carbohydrate ABC transporter permease has translation MSHTEATAPRDTAPAPLTPLSASGAGGVPLVGADLIESGRDRGSRRGIRRSKPPRDRSPQTKKTAKDWVWLGLAILFGLLVAVPFILILINSFKSPEDYNTSGPLMLPKELYFDGLVNFWTRVDFPQKLWNSFIISGSVAVLAVALSVLNAYALGIGRVKYRTWILLLFLLADLIPQEALLYPLYYMFKAVGLYDTQLAIIIIFTVIQAAFGTYLLSSVFGTFPKEVLEAAALDGAGKLRTLIKVVLPISKGTLSVLLIFFFIWTWNEFLIPLTFLISNDNQTVPVAITTLQGDRLMDVTTTSASALLGVIPTLIFFLIFQRTLTRGITAGAVK, from the coding sequence ATGTCGCACACCGAAGCCACTGCCCCGCGGGACACCGCACCCGCACCCCTCACGCCGCTGTCGGCCTCCGGCGCCGGCGGGGTGCCGCTCGTCGGCGCCGACCTGATCGAGTCGGGTCGCGACCGAGGCTCGCGCCGCGGCATCCGTCGCTCGAAGCCTCCGCGCGACCGCTCGCCGCAGACGAAGAAGACCGCGAAGGACTGGGTGTGGCTCGGGCTCGCGATCCTGTTCGGCCTGCTCGTCGCGGTGCCGTTCATCCTCATCCTGATCAACTCGTTCAAGTCGCCCGAGGACTACAACACGTCGGGCCCGCTCATGCTGCCGAAGGAGCTCTACTTCGACGGCCTCGTGAACTTCTGGACCCGCGTCGACTTTCCGCAGAAGCTCTGGAACAGCTTCATCATCTCGGGCTCGGTCGCCGTGCTCGCGGTCGCCCTCTCGGTGTTGAACGCGTACGCGCTCGGCATCGGGCGCGTGAAGTACCGCACCTGGATCCTGCTGCTGTTCCTGCTCGCCGACCTCATTCCGCAGGAGGCGCTGCTCTACCCGCTGTACTACATGTTCAAGGCGGTGGGCCTCTACGATACGCAGCTCGCGATCATCATCATCTTCACGGTGATCCAGGCGGCGTTCGGCACCTACCTGCTCTCGAGCGTGTTCGGCACGTTCCCGAAGGAGGTGCTCGAGGCGGCCGCGCTCGACGGAGCCGGCAAGCTGCGCACCCTGATCAAGGTCGTGCTGCCGATCAGCAAGGGCACGCTCTCGGTGCTGCTCATCTTCTTCTTCATCTGGACGTGGAACGAGTTCCTCATCCCGCTGACGTTCCTGATCTCCAACGACAACCAGACCGTTCCGGTGGCGATCACGACGCTGCAGGGCGACCGGCTCATGGACGTCACGACGACGAGCGCCTCGGCGCTGCTCGGCGTGATCCCCACGCTGATCTTCTTCCTCATCTTCCAGCGCACGCTCACGCGCGGCATCACCGCGGGCGCGGTCAAGTAA
- the yicI gene encoding alpha-xylosidase, whose product MKFTDGFWQIRPGIEPLYGREAYDIWVDGDHRLQVFATTGVVAKRGDTLNRPLLTVTLSSPLPDVIGVRVEHHAGGPRPQGFDLVGAQDGQGVVVVDETGGLLTSGRLSVRVAPGAPFGLAFEVDGRTIVTAGDKSIANMRVRPDAQLDGVPVGNAREGTARAAASAYTLQQLSLGVGELVYGLGERFGPLVKNGQTVDIWNADGGTSSEQAYKNVPFYLTNRGYGVLVNDTGHVSYEIGSEAVERVQFSVPGESLEYFVIYGGTPAGVLERYTELVGKPARVPAWSYGLWLSTSFTTDYDEATVNRFVDEMAARELPVSVFHFDCFWMREFNWTDFEWDPRTFPDPEGMLARLRDKGLRVCVWLNPYIGQRSKLFAEAAERGYLVKRPDGSVWQWDLWQAGMGLVDFTNPEATRWYQDHLRALVAQGVDCFKTDFGERIPLEVEYFDGSAPDRMHNRYTQLYNEAVFEVLEQERGQGEAVVFARSATTGGQRLPVHWGGDSTSTYESMAETLRGGLSLAYSGFAFWSHDIGGFEGTPDAGVFKRWVAFGLLGTHSRFHGSGSYRVPWAFDEEAVEVTRIFTKLKLSLMPYLYQQGLDASASGVPVMRPMALEFPGDPGAAYLDRQYMLGSSLLVAPVFSESGEVEFYLPAGRWTNWWTGEVVASHGAWRREVHGFDTVPLYVREGAVLPIGARVDQPEYDYFDGLELRVFPGATDASGATVTAPDGRSARFAVSGEAVTAEGDAGDGWGATFV is encoded by the coding sequence ATGAAGTTCACCGACGGGTTCTGGCAGATCAGGCCGGGCATCGAACCGTTGTACGGCCGGGAGGCCTACGACATCTGGGTCGACGGGGATCACCGGCTGCAGGTCTTCGCGACGACGGGCGTCGTCGCCAAGCGCGGCGACACCCTGAACCGACCGCTGCTGACCGTGACGCTCTCGTCGCCGCTGCCCGACGTGATCGGCGTGCGCGTCGAGCACCACGCGGGCGGGCCGAGGCCGCAGGGCTTCGACCTCGTCGGCGCGCAGGACGGGCAGGGCGTGGTCGTGGTCGACGAGACCGGCGGCCTGCTCACCTCGGGGCGACTGTCGGTGCGCGTGGCGCCCGGCGCCCCGTTCGGGCTCGCGTTCGAGGTCGACGGCCGCACGATCGTGACCGCCGGCGACAAGTCGATCGCGAACATGCGCGTGCGGCCCGACGCCCAGCTCGACGGCGTGCCCGTCGGCAACGCCCGCGAGGGCACGGCGCGCGCCGCTGCATCCGCCTACACGTTGCAGCAGCTCTCGCTCGGCGTGGGCGAGCTCGTCTACGGGCTCGGTGAGCGCTTCGGGCCGCTCGTGAAGAACGGGCAGACGGTCGACATCTGGAACGCCGACGGCGGCACCTCGTCGGAGCAGGCCTACAAGAACGTGCCGTTCTACCTGACGAACCGCGGCTACGGAGTGCTCGTGAACGACACGGGGCACGTGTCGTACGAGATCGGCTCCGAGGCGGTCGAGCGCGTGCAGTTCTCGGTGCCGGGCGAGAGCCTCGAGTACTTCGTGATCTACGGCGGCACCCCGGCGGGCGTGCTCGAGCGCTACACCGAGCTCGTCGGAAAGCCCGCCCGGGTTCCGGCCTGGTCGTACGGCCTCTGGCTGTCGACCTCGTTCACGACCGACTACGACGAGGCGACCGTGAACCGGTTCGTCGACGAGATGGCCGCGCGCGAGCTGCCCGTGAGCGTGTTCCACTTCGACTGCTTCTGGATGCGCGAGTTCAACTGGACCGACTTCGAGTGGGACCCGCGCACGTTCCCCGACCCCGAGGGCATGCTCGCGCGCCTGCGCGACAAGGGCCTGCGGGTCTGCGTCTGGCTGAACCCCTACATCGGGCAGCGTTCGAAGCTGTTCGCCGAGGCGGCCGAGCGCGGGTACCTCGTGAAGCGGCCCGACGGCTCGGTGTGGCAGTGGGACCTCTGGCAGGCGGGCATGGGCCTCGTCGACTTCACCAACCCCGAGGCCACCCGCTGGTACCAGGACCACCTGCGCGCGCTCGTCGCGCAGGGCGTGGACTGCTTCAAGACCGACTTCGGCGAGCGGATCCCGCTCGAGGTCGAGTACTTCGACGGCTCGGCCCCCGACCGCATGCACAATCGCTACACGCAGCTCTACAACGAGGCCGTGTTCGAGGTGCTCGAGCAGGAACGAGGCCAGGGCGAGGCGGTCGTGTTCGCGCGTTCGGCGACGACCGGCGGTCAGCGCCTGCCCGTGCACTGGGGCGGCGACTCGACCTCGACGTACGAGTCGATGGCCGAGACCCTGCGAGGGGGCCTCTCGCTCGCGTACTCGGGCTTCGCCTTCTGGAGCCACGACATCGGCGGCTTCGAGGGCACTCCGGATGCCGGCGTGTTCAAGCGCTGGGTCGCGTTCGGCCTGCTCGGCACGCACTCGCGCTTCCACGGGTCGGGGTCGTACCGGGTGCCGTGGGCCTTCGACGAGGAGGCCGTCGAGGTCACGCGGATCTTCACGAAGCTGAAGCTCTCGCTCATGCCGTACCTGTATCAGCAGGGCCTCGACGCGTCGGCGAGCGGCGTGCCGGTCATGCGGCCGATGGCGCTGGAGTTCCCGGGCGACCCGGGCGCCGCGTACCTCGACCGGCAGTACATGCTCGGCTCGTCGCTGCTCGTGGCGCCGGTGTTCTCGGAGTCGGGCGAGGTCGAGTTCTACCTGCCCGCGGGCCGCTGGACGAACTGGTGGACGGGTGAGGTCGTCGCCTCGCACGGCGCCTGGCGTCGAGAGGTGCACGGATTCGACACCGTGCCGCTGTACGTGCGCGAGGGTGCCGTGCTGCCGATCGGCGCTCGCGTCGACCAGCCCGAGTACGACTACTTCGACGGGCTCGAGCTGCGCGTGTTCCCCGGGGCGACGGATGCCTCGGGCGCGACGGTGACGGCACCCGACGGGCGGTCGGCACGGTTCGCCGTGTCGGGGGAGGCCGTCACCGCCGAGGGCGACGCCGGCGATGGCTGGGGGGCCACGTTCGTGTGA